A genomic window from Bacteroidia bacterium includes:
- a CDS encoding helix-turn-helix domain-containing protein, translating into MRKQKELRQEDLARKVNVSRSRIGAYEEGRAEPKLVTLQSLAHFFKVSLDDLLTKSLENNTENLADLHERGDNLRVLPVVVNDRNEELISLVPISAAAGYPQYMADPEFVERLPKFSLPVNEISANRTYRAFQIKGDSMKPLPSGAYILGEYVQNWREIRDGKCYVLITRNNGLLYKRVDNYIAEDRSLILRSDNLHYDAFSIPVEEVLEVWKAIGFLSFELPDPRHDNLSLQQLASSLTSLQQEVQDLKKV; encoded by the coding sequence TTGCGGAAACAGAAGGAACTGCGGCAGGAGGACCTTGCACGTAAAGTTAACGTGAGCCGGTCGCGGATTGGCGCGTATGAAGAAGGCCGGGCCGAACCCAAGCTGGTTACGCTTCAGAGTCTCGCTCATTTCTTTAAAGTTTCGCTGGACGACCTGCTGACCAAAAGCCTGGAAAACAATACGGAAAACCTCGCAGATCTGCACGAACGGGGTGATAACCTCCGGGTGCTGCCTGTGGTGGTAAACGACCGAAACGAGGAGCTAATATCCCTGGTACCCATTTCGGCAGCAGCAGGATACCCGCAATACATGGCTGATCCGGAATTTGTGGAGCGGCTGCCTAAATTCAGCCTGCCGGTAAATGAAATATCAGCCAACCGCACTTACCGCGCTTTTCAAATAAAGGGTGACAGCATGAAACCGCTGCCTTCAGGGGCCTACATTCTTGGAGAGTATGTGCAGAACTGGCGCGAGATCCGGGATGGCAAATGCTACGTGCTGATAACCCGCAATAACGGGCTGCTCTATAAGCGGGTAGATAACTACATTGCTGAAGATCGCAGCCTCATCCTCCGCTCAGACAATCTTCATTATGATGCATTTTCAATACCCGTAGAGGAGGTGCTGGAAGTTTGGAAGGCTATCGGTTTTTTGTCCTTCGAGCTGCCCGACCCGCGCCACGACAACCTCAGCCTCCAGCAACTCGCCAGTTCCCTCACCTCCCTCCAGCAAGAGGTGCAGGACTTGAAAAAGGTATAA